The proteins below are encoded in one region of Methanosarcina barkeri 3:
- a CDS encoding winged helix-turn-helix domain-containing protein: MNGFGIYREMGDGIQAIYRSRLLTEILLSLNEGSRKLSQLREITGSTSKVIIPKLRKLEADHLIEMKGREYFLTPAGKIVALGVADSFITFWTINKFKHFWLRHYLEGIPDPLLKEIGCLYESEILKDKGMKVLNVYNNQLKIIKEADHIYGISSVVTGGYADSISERVKEGIPVELIVSLHVAEELKQSPYLEKIEALKDYENFKLMVMGQDIKVGLIVTNKRLSLSLYKKGNVEYDISTGLFSSDSKAIEWGERFFDIVKGR; encoded by the coding sequence ATGAACGGCTTCGGAATTTATAGAGAAATGGGAGATGGTATTCAGGCAATATACAGGTCAAGACTTCTAACAGAGATACTTCTGTCATTAAATGAAGGCAGCAGAAAGCTTTCTCAGCTGCGTGAAATTACCGGAAGCACTTCTAAGGTTATAATTCCAAAGCTCAGGAAACTCGAAGCAGATCATCTAATAGAGATGAAAGGACGTGAGTATTTCCTGACGCCAGCAGGAAAAATTGTAGCTTTAGGAGTAGCTGACTCTTTTATAACATTTTGGACAATTAATAAATTTAAGCATTTCTGGTTGAGACATTACCTTGAAGGAATTCCCGATCCTCTGTTAAAAGAAATCGGATGTCTTTACGAGTCTGAAATCCTTAAGGATAAAGGTATGAAAGTCCTTAATGTCTACAACAATCAGTTAAAAATAATTAAAGAAGCAGATCATATATATGGTATATCGTCCGTAGTAACCGGAGGATATGCTGATTCAATCTCTGAAAGAGTGAAAGAAGGAATCCCTGTTGAGCTTATAGTTTCTCTTCATGTTGCAGAAGAGTTGAAGCAATCACCTTACTTGGAAAAAATAGAAGCACTGAAAGATTATGAAAATTTCAAATTAATGGTCATGGGTCAAGATATCAAAGTGGGGCTCATTGTTACGAATAAACGCCTTTCACTGAGCCTGTACAAAAAAGGAAACGTTGAATACGATATCAGTACAGGATTATTCAGTTCCGACTCGAAGGCCATTGAATGGGGGGAGAGGTTTTTTGATATTGTAAAGGGTAGGTAG
- a CDS encoding C39 family peptidase, whose amino-acid sequence MVPDEPTTETKPGVCSIYEQKSKNEIDENLKEWKKSDELTKFIESAAIKKGVNINTSVTEGDIKKLSDDLTTVATSTSKYLDTTLYGQENDHYCAPACGQMIAKYYGVTHTQNFIYQKMGPGYDIGGNVYNKNQLNYYKPTAGLNKPNSVYVTTFTFSNAVSEINNNRPFVSIKDSHSRVCSGYLSSYPDYYLAIDDPLPEDYGYSFMEGFGSEDYRVYVRS is encoded by the coding sequence TTGGTACCAGATGAACCCACAACAGAAACAAAACCTGGAGTTTGCTCAATCTACGAACAGAAGTCGAAGAATGAAATAGACGAAAATTTAAAAGAGTGGAAAAAAAGTGATGAACTTACCAAATTTATAGAAAGCGCAGCAATTAAAAAGGGAGTTAATATTAATACTTCGGTCACTGAGGGAGATATCAAGAAACTTAGTGACGACTTAACAACAGTGGCAACAAGCACAAGTAAGTATCTTGATACTACTTTGTATGGGCAAGAAAATGATCATTACTGTGCTCCAGCATGCGGTCAAATGATTGCTAAATACTATGGAGTAACTCACACCCAAAATTTCATATATCAAAAGATGGGCCCAGGTTATGATATTGGCGGAAACGTTTATAATAAAAATCAGTTAAATTACTATAAACCAACTGCGGGATTAAATAAACCTAATTCAGTCTATGTTACAACCTTTACGTTTAGTAATGCGGTTTCTGAAATTAATAATAATAGACCATTTGTAAGTATAAAAGACAGCCACTCTAGAGTTTGTAGTGGATACTTAAGTTCTTATCCAGATTATTATTTAGCAATTGACGATCCATTGCCTGAAGATTATGGCTATTCTTTCATGGAAGGTTTTGGTTCAGAAGATTACCGTGTATATGTGAGGAGTTAA
- a CDS encoding UPF0228 family protein has product MSKISKRITVFSGVLALIILWGLFTSAAVDTKAPANTKMPVQEKQVAGFFIEFEEGTTEPEVKAILEKYNMTINIIDYNFDITPSRYYMILDRDKTIEIEELVDDINLTGPVRKGSNYILTVTEQAIQDKNFLAILEKNNLPMKKSVYCYIGLEDESKSGSIPEKDAFQIANELERNEKVLTASPDTKVYHLLIEFEDGTTEPEVKAILEKYNTAMNAIEYNSDLQPERYYLTVDADKRMDVRDQLRKDENWTDPIYFNHDIKKGNSYIITVTEQAIQDENFLEILKKNNLQVKNSVLCCITLGDGSKKWIWESDERRIENELKKNEKVLTVISSGST; this is encoded by the coding sequence TTGAGTAAAATCAGCAAAAGAATTACTGTTTTTAGCGGTGTTCTAGCTCTTATAATACTCTGGGGGTTGTTTACAAGTGCAGCAGTTGACACAAAGGCACCAGCTAATACGAAAATGCCAGTTCAAGAAAAACAAGTAGCTGGCTTTTTTATCGAATTTGAAGAGGGGACTACTGAGCCGGAAGTTAAAGCCATTCTTGAAAAATACAACATGACTATAAACATCATAGATTACAATTTTGATATTACGCCAAGTAGGTACTACATGATATTAGATAGAGATAAAACAATAGAGATAGAGGAATTGGTAGATGATATAAACTTGACTGGCCCTGTAAGAAAAGGAAGTAATTATATATTAACGGTAACGGAACAAGCTATTCAGGATAAAAATTTTCTCGCAATACTGGAAAAAAATAATCTTCCAATGAAAAAATCCGTCTATTGTTATATTGGTTTAGAAGATGAATCTAAGAGTGGTAGCATTCCAGAGAAAGATGCATTCCAAATTGCAAATGAGCTTGAAAGGAATGAAAAGGTGCTGACCGCATCTCCAGATACGAAAGTATATCATTTATTGATTGAATTTGAAGATGGAACCACTGAGCCTGAAGTTAAAGCCATTCTTGAAAAATACAACACAGCTATGAACGCCATAGAATATAATTCTGACCTTCAGCCAGAAAGGTACTACCTAACGGTAGACGCAGATAAAAGAATGGATGTAAGAGATCAATTGAGAAAAGATGAAAATTGGACTGATCCTATATATTTTAACCATGATATCAAAAAAGGAAATAGTTATATAATTACGGTAACTGAACAAGCTATTCAGGATGAAAATTTCCTTGAAATACTGAAAAAAAATAATCTTCAAGTGAAAAACTCTGTCCTCTGTTGTATTACTCTTGGAGATGGATCTAAGAAGTGGATTTGGGAGAGCGATGAAAGAAGAATAGAAAACGAGCTTAAAAAGAATGAGAAGGTATTGACTGTAATATCTTCCGGCAGTACCTAA
- a CDS encoding M24 family metallopeptidase: MKVKNKKDYNEPLQEGMVFALEPKKGIENIGMVEIENTFIVTAKGGECITGDNPGLIPVF; the protein is encoded by the coding sequence ATCAAAGTAAAAAATAAGAAGGATTACAATGAACCTCTCCAGGAAGGAATGGTATTTGCTCTTGAACCTAAAAAAGGAATTGAAAATATAGGAATGGTAGAAATTGAAAATACTTTCATAGTAACTGCTAAAGGTGGAGAGTGTATTACAGGAGATAATCCGGGACTTATTCCTGTGTTTTGA
- a CDS encoding winged helix-turn-helix transcriptional regulator — protein sequence MVLSTAVGTTSADTGGYTVGPCPPDEKLEKLGDAVDMSGADRTLTFWEFPLSFKIAYILGYLVAFVSFFKLVPIILGQIWSLSKKVTQVKIINYVLSKPGCTPSEISRNLKISLGSIRYQIKTLKAEGELTLTKEGKFTRVFQNSNAFTKNDKIIIAHLKGSTRKHILLNILENPEITNQEISEKLNLDKSTTHWHIQKLREDNVIFSEVEGKFTKYFVNPAVELELLKWLKT from the coding sequence TTGGTACTGAGTACCGCAGTAGGTACTACGAGTGCAGACACCGGAGGATATACCGTTGGTCCCTGCCCACCCGATGAAAAACTTGAAAAATTGGGCGATGCTGTTGACATGAGCGGGGCGGATAGGACTCTTACCTTCTGGGAATTTCCTTTGTCATTCAAGATAGCTTATATATTGGGATACCTGGTTGCTTTCGTTTCCTTCTTTAAATTAGTTCCTATAATTCTTGGTCAGATATGGAGCCTAAGTAAAAAGGTTACTCAAGTGAAAATTATTAATTATGTTCTGAGTAAGCCAGGGTGTACACCATCTGAAATATCAAGAAACCTGAAAATTAGCCTGGGGTCTATAAGATATCAAATTAAAACACTCAAAGCTGAAGGGGAATTGACCTTAACAAAGGAAGGAAAATTTACAAGAGTGTTTCAAAATTCCAATGCTTTCACAAAAAACGATAAAATAATAATAGCACATCTTAAAGGCAGTACAAGAAAACATATACTACTTAATATTCTGGAAAATCCTGAGATTACAAATCAGGAAATATCAGAAAAGTTGAACTTAGACAAAAGCACTACTCACTGGCATATACAAAAATTAAGGGAAGACAATGTTATTTTCTCTGAAGTAGAAGGCAAGTTTACAAAATATTTTGTGAATCCGGCTGTGGAGCTGGAATTGCTGAAATGGCTCAAAACATAA
- a CDS encoding IS1 family transposase (programmed frameshift) has protein sequence MGKRGPKPKFTGVSCPNKDCKFHGISGKNNIVGNGTYQIKNRSVHKYICRECGRVFNDRTDTFFDNLRKDEFIIKLALKMAIRGMSNEGIADVLEIQPVTVSNWLSRAAKQCDNVNEDLMKDINVSRVEMDELWVIIKKKVAPRSKVEDDGAWMWVSFAPESRLIIDFKIGPRKQYVADELIEGTDKRLSDSKPIFVTDGLKFYSEALLKKYGEWMEFPRTGKRGRPKKPRLVASKNLKYAQVIKNRKGKKLHKVEKKVVFGESIDQKRISTSLLERQNLTFRQDNNRISRKTIGFSKKTKYLFNQMKLYITHFNFCRNHMGLTKEKEDGVFEKKTPAQESGITKKKWSLIELLNYKSTKISTN, from the exons ATGGGTAAAAGAGGACCAAAACCAAAATTCACTGGCGTTTCCTGTCCAAACAAAGATTGTAAATTTCATGGTATTTCTGGAAAGAATAATATCGTAGGTAACGGCACATATCAAATCAAGAACAGGAGTGTTCATAAATACATCTGCCGCGAATGCGGCAGAGTATTCAACGATCGAACAGACACTTTCTTTGACAATCTTCGTAAGGATGAATTCATCATTAAGTTAGCTTTGAAAATGGCTATTAGAGGAATGTCAAATGAAGGTATTGCAGATGTGCTGGAAATTCAACCAGTTACAGTCAGTAATTGGTTATCTCGTGCAGCAAAACAATGTGATAATGTAAATGAAGATTTGATGAAAGATATCAATGTTTCTAGAGTTGAGATGGACGAGCTGTGGGTAATAATAAA AAAAAAAGTTGCTCCAAGAAGCAAAGTTGAAGATGATGGAGCATGGATGTGGGTAAGCTTTGCACCTGAATCAAGGCTAATAATTGATTTTAAAATTGGACCAAGAAAACAGTATGTAGCAGACGAACTGATAGAGGGTACAGATAAACGTCTTTCAGATTCAAAACCCATTTTCGTTACAGATGGATTAAAGTTCTATTCTGAAGCTCTTTTGAAAAAATACGGAGAATGGATGGAGTTTCCTAGAACAGGAAAGAGAGGAAGACCAAAGAAACCAAGATTAGTAGCCAGTAAAAACCTGAAATATGCTCAAGTTATCAAAAATAGGAAAGGGAAGAAGCTCCATAAAGTTGAAAAGAAAGTTGTTTTCGGTGAAAGTATTGATCAAAAAAGAATATCAACGAGTTTACTGGAAAGACAAAACCTAACTTTCAGACAAGACAACAATAGAATCTCAAGGAAAACAATAGGCTTTTCCAAGAAAACCAAATACTTGTTCAACCAAATGAAGCTTTATATTACTCATTTTAATTTTTGCAGGAATCATATGGGATTAACAAAAGAAAAGGAAGATGGAGTCTTTGAGAAAAAGACGCCTGCACAAGAGTCTGGAATTACTAAGAAAAAATGGTCACTCATAGAATTATTAAATTATAAGTCGACAAAAATATCAACTAATTAA
- a CDS encoding C39 family peptidase translates to MIKKKSGIDVIFAAILIVGLAFLPSVNAQEESNGTDTSNAVSVDIAEEVASYSIKEISGSLSNFSEWANATVKLSTVYYNLANKKSAYSFNVVENNQQVGYIFISATKDNYPVLEFSKGKIPNEIPEFTTRSKSLVQERANEIKLESADKEEPVIGDMKPLYLGPTFYYAEYTLTDKKGKAKEKVIVDLPFSTIVDFNESNVNVSDKKNHYFNNTYLQHQQEIRKKDANAQWITLEKEMTDPSSYSTSSSSKSISGVPKYKWYYGCSPTASGMVLGYWASHGYSYLVTGYDLVRELAYAMGTDWPGSGSTWPYKIDDGIETVCNNHGYDNFDASNDIYVSWTEVKTEVNANKPFVLSMLNGGTGNGYTQPYGEHSVTCIGYYDGNQDYVYLHDTWDTSNVHYLAFGSWTGAMATWVRP, encoded by the coding sequence ATGATTAAGAAAAAAAGTGGAATAGATGTAATATTTGCGGCAATATTGATTGTTGGTTTAGCTTTTTTGCCTTCTGTGAATGCACAGGAAGAATCAAATGGGACTGACACATCAAATGCGGTCAGCGTGGATATAGCTGAAGAAGTTGCATCTTACTCTATAAAAGAGATTTCTGGATCTTTATCTAATTTTTCAGAATGGGCAAATGCAACTGTAAAATTATCCACGGTTTATTACAATCTTGCTAACAAAAAGTCAGCATATTCATTCAACGTTGTAGAAAATAATCAACAAGTGGGATATATTTTCATTTCAGCGACAAAGGATAACTATCCAGTTCTGGAGTTTTCAAAAGGCAAGATACCTAATGAAATACCAGAATTTACGACACGTTCAAAATCATTAGTACAAGAACGCGCTAATGAGATAAAACTAGAGAGTGCTGACAAGGAAGAACCGGTTATTGGAGATATGAAACCTCTTTATTTAGGCCCAACATTTTACTACGCTGAGTATACCCTAACCGATAAAAAAGGTAAAGCCAAAGAAAAAGTAATAGTAGATTTGCCATTTTCAACTATAGTAGACTTTAATGAGTCAAATGTAAATGTTTCAGATAAGAAAAACCACTATTTTAACAATACATATTTACAACATCAACAAGAAATAAGAAAGAAAGACGCAAATGCACAATGGATTACCCTAGAAAAAGAAATGACTGATCCCTCAAGTTATTCTACGTCTTCTAGTTCAAAATCAATCAGTGGCGTGCCTAAGTATAAGTGGTACTATGGTTGTTCTCCAACTGCGTCTGGGATGGTATTAGGGTATTGGGCCAGCCACGGATATTCTTACCTAGTAACGGGATATGACCTAGTAAGAGAATTAGCATATGCGATGGGCACAGATTGGCCAGGAAGTGGATCAACTTGGCCATATAAAATTGATGATGGTATAGAGACAGTTTGCAATAACCATGGATATGATAACTTTGATGCATCCAATGATATCTATGTTTCATGGACTGAGGTAAAAACCGAGGTGAATGCGAATAAACCTTTCGTGCTCAGCATGCTAAATGGAGGGACAGGTAATGGTTACACTCAGCCATATGGCGAGCATAGTGTAACTTGCATAGGATATTATGATGGAAATCAAGATTACGTATACTTACATGATACATGGGATACAAGTAACGTACACTACTTAGCGTTTGGGAGCTGGACTGGAGCTATGGCAACATGGGTGAGGCCTTAA
- a CDS encoding winged helix-turn-helix transcriptional regulator — MLKKSLLFILFLSTLGITSADTGGYTVGPCPPDEELEKLGDAVDMSGADRTLTFWEFPLSFKIAYILGYLVAFVSFFKLVPIILGQIWSLSKKVTQVKIINYVLSKPGCTPSEISRNLKISLGSIRYQIKTLKAEGELTLTKEGKFTRVFQNSNAFTKNDKIIIAHLKGSTRKQILLNILENPEITNQEISEKLNLDKSTTHWHIQKLREDNVIFSEVEGKFTKYFVNPAVESELLKWLKY, encoded by the coding sequence ATGTTGAAAAAGAGCTTACTTTTTATTCTTTTCCTGAGTACCCTAGGTATAACCAGTGCAGACACCGGAGGATATACTGTTGGTCCCTGCCCACCCGATGAAGAACTTGAAAAATTGGGCGATGCTGTTGACATGAGCGGGGCGGATAGGACTCTTACCTTCTGGGAATTTCCTTTGTCATTCAAGATAGCTTATATATTGGGATACCTGGTTGCTTTCGTTTCCTTCTTTAAATTAGTTCCTATAATTCTTGGTCAGATATGGAGCCTAAGTAAAAAGGTTACTCAAGTGAAAATTATTAATTATGTTCTGAGTAAGCCAGGGTGTACACCATCTGAAATATCAAGAAACCTGAAAATTAGCCTGGGGTCTATAAGATATCAAATTAAAACACTCAAAGCTGAAGGGGAATTGACCTTAACAAAGGAAGGAAAATTTACAAGAGTGTTTCAAAATTCCAATGCTTTCACAAAAAACGATAAAATAATAATAGCACATCTTAAAGGCAGTACAAGAAAACAGATACTACTCAACATTCTGGAAAATCCTGAGATTACAAATCAGGAAATCTCAGAAAAGCTGAACTTAGACAAAAGCACTACTCACTGGCATATACAAAAATTAAGGGAAGACAATGTTATTTTCTCCGAAGTAGAAGGCAAGTTTACAAAGTATTTTGTGAATCCAGCTGTGGAGTCGGAGTTGCTGAAATGGCTCAAATATTGA
- a CDS encoding zinc-dependent metalloprotease produces MIKNKSGISAIFAAILLVSIAFVPAVSATDNTTKRNQDKDIVEPWFEKGDELNRLSGDELRTLAEQNETIRKMIKEDLKIEPVQIESLKSLENLPDNYPDDVKNAIIENFTSRNVSQQFSTKATTTTNTVNVWIVADEEYRSTYGSNWQTQAYNTIENADNAFYSDHDIDFVVGKYSTWDSTDSEDNCSELLDEAELESGWLSNKQGMDMLAVFTDQGTDHRGVSENGGDAWLMDHQITSGWDWHLAQHEASHNYRCPDHKYATTPYCIMTYNYMMITDDWCSSCDQTIENNRNHF; encoded by the coding sequence ATGATTAAGAATAAAAGTGGAATAAGTGCAATATTTGCAGCAATACTTCTTGTGAGTATTGCTTTCGTACCAGCTGTGAGTGCAACAGATAATACTACAAAAAGAAACCAAGATAAAGACATCGTAGAACCTTGGTTTGAAAAAGGTGACGAACTAAATAGGCTTAGTGGTGATGAACTTCGTACCCTTGCTGAGCAAAACGAGACGATAAGGAAAATGATCAAGGAAGATCTAAAAATTGAGCCTGTACAAATTGAAAGTCTCAAAAGTTTGGAGAATCTTCCTGATAATTATCCTGATGATGTAAAAAATGCAATAATCGAAAATTTTACATCAAGAAACGTTAGTCAACAATTCTCAACGAAAGCAACAACGACAACAAATACAGTTAATGTTTGGATAGTCGCAGATGAAGAGTATAGGAGTACTTACGGAAGTAATTGGCAGACTCAAGCATACAATACCATAGAAAATGCCGACAACGCATTCTACAGTGATCATGATATAGATTTTGTAGTGGGCAAATATTCAACATGGGATAGTACTGATAGTGAAGATAATTGTAGTGAACTACTCGATGAAGCTGAACTTGAAAGTGGATGGCTTTCAAACAAACAAGGTATGGATATGCTGGCTGTTTTTACAGATCAGGGGACAGACCACAGAGGCGTATCTGAAAACGGAGGTGACGCATGGTTAATGGATCATCAGATAACTTCAGGTTGGGACTGGCACCTTGCGCAGCATGAGGCTTCTCATAACTATCGTTGTCCAGATCATAAATACGCTACCACTCCGTACTGCATAATGACTTATAATTATATGATGATAACAGACGATTGGTGTAGTAGTTGTGACCAAACAATAGAAAATAACAGGAACCATTTTTAA
- a CDS encoding nitrous oxide reductase family maturation protein NosD, whose product MRIKIYFLLVFIYLFIIGTAEAATLTVSENGQANYTMIQEAINNANDGDTLLVYNGTFSENVIVNRSVSIKSNSGNPDDTIVQAANPEEHIFNVTKNNVTISGFKITGAENFVRSPVAGIHLEGVNKNIISNNKLSQNVVGIDLQNSHNNVLENNTAYDNERGIRFTNSNSNTLINNDVFNNHFGIYFWGSKNNILNHNNASSNEEDGIWIEDNSSNNTINNNMISNSDSGILLTESSSNNTIESNNVTSSLVGIQITDSNNNTVKDNFLTNNSRTGISIMRDSSNNTVKDNFLSNNSEDILTENSTNNQIYNNEIKESEVHNADTSQVPFTDPLLTVIIILGTFAFMRKK is encoded by the coding sequence ATGAGAATTAAAATTTATTTTTTATTAGTGTTTATTTATCTATTTATTATAGGTACTGCCGAAGCAGCTACGCTCACAGTGAGCGAAAACGGTCAAGCGAACTATACAATGATTCAGGAAGCTATCAATAATGCAAATGATGGTGATACACTTCTTGTGTACAATGGAACCTTCTCAGAGAATGTAATTGTTAACAGATCGGTGTCCATAAAATCCAATTCTGGTAATCCTGATGATACTATTGTTCAAGCTGCCAATCCCGAGGAACATATCTTTAATGTAACTAAAAATAACGTAACGATTAGCGGCTTTAAAATTACTGGTGCTGAAAATTTTGTTAGATCCCCAGTTGCTGGCATACATCTCGAAGGAGTTAATAAGAACATTATTAGTAATAATAAATTATCACAAAATGTAGTTGGAATAGATCTTCAGAATTCTCATAATAATGTGCTGGAAAACAATACTGCTTATGACAATGAGAGAGGCATTCGTTTTACAAATTCTAATAGCAATACTCTAATCAACAATGACGTTTTTAACAACCATTTTGGCATCTATTTTTGGGGCTCCAAAAATAATATTTTGAATCATAATAATGCAAGTTCGAACGAAGAAGACGGTATCTGGATTGAAGATAACAGTAGTAACAACACAATAAATAATAATATGATCTCAAATAGCGATAGTGGCATTCTCCTTACTGAATCTAGCAGTAACAATACAATAGAAAGTAACAATGTAACTTCTAGCCTTGTAGGAATTCAAATAACTGACTCTAACAATAACACAGTGAAGGATAATTTTCTAACGAATAATAGCCGTACTGGAATTTCGATTATGAGAGATTCCAGCAACAATACTGTTAAAGATAATTTCTTGTCAAATAACAGTGAAGATATTTTAACGGAAAACTCTACTAATAACCAGATCTACAATAATGAAATTAAGGAAAGTGAGGTCCATAATGCAGATACTTCACAAGTGCCATTTACTGATCCTCTATTGACAGTGATCATCATACTTGGAACATTTGCATTCATGAGAAAAAAGTAA
- a CDS encoding M28 family metallopeptidase, whose product MSSRILFITLATLLFLSSFAAATVENLDERESSSNYTITPSFNTKIGPVNKNVDTLAAHNFDSEMQHNNTSISFDVSQTRLENSTRIISSFGERKIGSKNAAEASLFIKDEMEKAGLRVSPENFSARVRTRDFNYWNVSGTNVMGIKEGKALKDEIILVTAHYDSRIIVPPEAGLKDIFDSEMRKPYLWPVWSDTYVCESANGTGADDNAGGVACMLELSRVLQNESFDRTIYFIAFSGEEYNLLGSQAWIEAHPELKNDIVAVINVDSIGNEPLYVDYLPQHTWLKAIFENEAKNSGIRIQSLVPDYSNFIQPLIGGDHEIFWESDIPAVAICHHNDRNFHKLSDTVDNIDFSIVRNASVLTAKSLICLASPDENQAPFVNISNSEVSGVSFELLYTVSDPEATIDIFFDNQSLGNLQSGRNFSLPEGKHTIKVTATDFYGNRGSDSINTVNEEKQNRSFELPGQEEKYCGNYIIGYPKNFVDSNKTLYFCLDNFGPLYSGNLLILTPGSHNLKIWSENENGTVFVENRISDFRKYSMERIQVDNPIADRKNPLIFISGVFASLVVFAFYGKLIKRKLLNLKGSKDEKK is encoded by the coding sequence ATGTCAAGCAGGATACTTTTCATTACATTGGCAACTTTGCTTTTTCTATCTTCCTTTGCGGCAGCAACAGTTGAAAATTTAGACGAAAGAGAATCATCAAGCAACTATACAATAACACCGTCATTTAATACTAAAATCGGACCAGTTAACAAGAATGTAGACACCCTGGCGGCCCACAATTTTGATTCCGAAATGCAACATAACAATACATCTATATCTTTTGATGTTTCTCAAACCAGACTTGAAAACTCAACCCGAATTATATCTTCTTTTGGAGAACGAAAAATTGGAAGTAAAAATGCTGCTGAAGCTTCCCTATTTATAAAAGATGAAATGGAAAAAGCAGGCCTGCGGGTTTCTCCGGAAAATTTTTCCGCGAGGGTACGTACACGAGACTTCAATTACTGGAACGTAAGCGGCACAAACGTAATGGGGATTAAAGAGGGAAAAGCTCTTAAAGACGAAATTATTCTCGTAACTGCGCATTATGATTCAAGAATAATTGTACCTCCAGAAGCAGGTTTGAAGGATATTTTTGATTCTGAGATGAGGAAGCCCTATCTCTGGCCAGTCTGGTCCGACACCTATGTTTGTGAATCGGCCAACGGAACCGGAGCGGATGACAATGCCGGAGGAGTTGCCTGCATGCTTGAACTTTCAAGGGTCTTGCAGAATGAATCATTTGACAGAACAATATATTTCATTGCTTTTTCCGGGGAAGAATACAATCTTCTCGGCAGCCAGGCCTGGATTGAAGCCCATCCTGAGTTGAAAAATGATATCGTTGCAGTTATTAATGTGGATTCTATAGGAAACGAGCCTCTCTACGTAGACTACCTTCCCCAGCATACCTGGCTTAAAGCTATTTTTGAAAACGAAGCAAAAAACTCAGGAATCAGAATTCAGTCTTTAGTTCCGGATTATTCAAACTTTATTCAACCTTTAATCGGAGGAGATCATGAAATCTTCTGGGAAAGCGATATTCCTGCAGTAGCAATTTGCCATCATAACGATAGAAACTTCCACAAGTTAAGTGACACAGTTGACAATATCGACTTTTCGATCGTCAGGAATGCAAGTGTTCTGACTGCCAAAAGTCTTATCTGTCTGGCTAGTCCTGACGAGAATCAGGCTCCATTTGTTAATATTTCCAATTCAGAGGTATCCGGAGTCTCATTTGAACTCCTCTATACTGTATCAGACCCAGAGGCCACTATTGACATCTTCTTCGACAACCAGAGCCTGGGAAATCTCCAATCGGGCAGGAACTTTTCACTTCCTGAAGGAAAACATACTATCAAAGTTACGGCAACCGACTTTTATGGAAACAGAGGCTCTGATAGCATAAACACTGTAAATGAGGAAAAGCAAAACAGGAGTTTTGAGCTTCCAGGTCAGGAAGAAAAATACTGTGGTAATTATATAATTGGGTACCCAAAAAATTTTGTGGACTCAAATAAAACTCTTTATTTTTGTCTGGATAATTTTGGGCCTCTGTATTCAGGGAATCTCTTGATTCTTACTCCAGGAAGTCATAACCTAAAAATATGGTCAGAAAATGAAAATGGAACTGTGTTTGTGGAGAATCGAATTTCTGATTTTAGAAAATATTCTATGGAACGAATTCAAGTAGATAACCCGATTGCTGATCGTAAAAATCCACTTATCTTCATCTCAGGTGTATTTGCAAGTTTGGTTGTTTTTGCATTTTATGGGAAGTTGATAAAAAGAAAATTATTGAATCTAAAAGGCTCTAAAGATGAAAAAAAATAA